The Candidatus Hydrogenisulfobacillus filiaventi sequence TGGAGGTCTGGATTGCGGACGGCTACCGGGAGGTGCACGGCGAGGAACCCCCGGCCGCCTGGTACACGGTGGCCTCCAACCCGGAGTTCCTGCGCGAGGGGTCGGCGGTGGCCGACACCCTCTACCCGGACCGCATCGTGCTAGGGGCGGACGTGCCCTGGGCCTTTACCGTCCTGCGCGAGCTTTACCGGCCCATCATCGAGCAGAGCTTCGAGGCCCCCCTGGAGACCCCCCGCCCACGGGGGCTGACCCAGGTGCCGGTGATGGAGACGGGACGGGTCTCGGCCGAGATGATCAAGTACGCCGCCAACGCCTTCCTGGCCACCAAGATCTCCTTCGCCAACGAGATCGCCAACATCTGCGAGCGGGTAGGGGCGGACGTGGGGGAGGTCATGTACGGCATCGGGCTGGATTCCCGCATCGGCACCCGCTTCCTGCAGGCCGGGGTGGGCTGGGGCGGCAGCTGCTTCGGCAAGGACCTCTCCGCCCTGGTCTTCACCAGCCGGGAGTACGGCTATGTCCCCGAGATCCTGGAGGCCACGGCGGCGGTCAACGCCCGCCAGCGGCAGCGGGTGGTCAGCCTGCTGCAGGAGGAGCTCAAGCCCATTCATGGCCGGCGGGTCACGATCTGGGGGCTGGCCTTCAAGCCCGGGACCGACGACCTGCGCGACGCCCCCGCCCTGACCGTGATCGAGGCCCTCCTGCGCCTGGGG is a genomic window containing:
- the tuaD gene encoding UDP-glucose 6-dehydrogenase TuaD translates to MNVAVFGAGYVGLVTGAVLADLGHQVMLVEVDQDKIAQIRDGIPPIYEAGLAPLLRRVRDRAALEITDQPLVAVAEAEVVFIAVGTPPLPNGDADLRYVKAAALAIGRGLDGHHRRVIVNKATVPIGSANLVEVWIADGYREVHGEEPPAAWYTVASNPEFLREGSAVADTLYPDRIVLGADVPWAFTVLRELYRPIIEQSFEAPLETPRPRGLTQVPVMETGRVSAEMIKYAANAFLATKISFANEIANICERVGADVGEVMYGIGLDSRIGTRFLQAGVGWGGSCFGKDLSALVFTSREYGYVPEILEATAAVNARQRQRVVSLLQEELKPIHGRRVTIWGLAFKPGTDDLRDAPALTVIEALLRLGVRVTAYDPVAAENCRRQHPDWPLTYAPDPLAAAEGAEAVVLMTEWPQVREVDLERLAAVMRRPVLIDGRNVFDPAAARRAGFAYHSIGR